Proteins from one Triticum aestivum cultivar Chinese Spring chromosome 7A, IWGSC CS RefSeq v2.1, whole genome shotgun sequence genomic window:
- the LOC123151567 gene encoding vegetative cell wall protein gp1-like, translating into MTLLLLHALLLASAAAAAAAASEAGDTAGGNATAGGNATTAQGLCNGAGCQPPPQPLPIYGGPPPSPPSTTPPSPGMQAPCPPVTPVCCGGQNTPQQPYYQAPPIGYLPYYNESASSVLVPPTPVAAVAYYVIVPCLLLWVVV; encoded by the coding sequence ATGACGCTTCTCTTGCTGCATGCCTTGCTGCTGGCAAGTGCagctgcggcagcagcagcagcatctgagGCCGGCGACACTGCAGGCGGCAACGCTACTGCAGGCGGCAACGCCACCACGGCTCAAGGCCTATGCAACGGCGCCGGGTGCCAGCCACCGCCGCAGCCGCTACCGATCTACGGCggccctccgccgtcgccgccgtcgacgACGCCGCCCTCCCCGGGCATGCAGGCGCCGTGCCCGCCGGTGACGCCCGTTTGCTGCGGCGGCCAAAACACGCCTCAGCAGCCGTACTACCAAGCGCCTCCGATCGGCTACCTTCCCTACTACAACGAGTCTGCTTCTTCGGTGCTCGTGCCACCGACTCCGGTCGCCGCCGTTGCGTATTACGTGATCGTACCATGTCTCTTGCTTTGGGTTGTGGTGTAA